The following proteins are encoded in a genomic region of Balaenoptera ricei isolate mBalRic1 chromosome 14, mBalRic1.hap2, whole genome shotgun sequence:
- the TSSK1B gene encoding testis-specific serine/threonine-protein kinase 1, whose protein sequence is MDDAAVLKRRGYIMGINLGEGSYAKVKSAYSERLKFNVAVKIIDRKKAPTDFLEKFLPREIEILAMLNHHSIIKTYEIFETSDGKVYIVMELGVQGDLLEFIKTRGALQEDDARKKFHQLSSAIKYCHDLDVVHRDLKCENLLLDKDFNIKLSDFGFSKRCLRDDSGRLTLSKTFCGSAAYAAPEVLQGIPYQPKVYDIWSLGVILYIMVCGSMPYDDSNIKKMLRIQKEHRVNFPRSKHLTGECKDLIYRMLQPDVNRRLHIDEILSHCWVQPKAWGLSSAAINKEGESSRATEPPWTPEPSSDKKSATKLEPREEARPKTWAETRPEEEALAVQVSRQSEAMGLTSEQPSKEIKEGATPQPSETHT, encoded by the coding sequence ATGGATGATGCTGCCGTCCTCAAGCGACGAGGCTACATCATGGGAATCAATTTGGGAGAGGGCTCGTATGCGAAAGTCAAATCCGCTTACTCTGAGCGCCTGAAGTTCAACGTGGCGGTCAAGATCATCGACCGCAAGAAAGCCCCCACAGACTTCCTGGAGAAATTCCTTCCCCGGGAAATTGAGATTCTGGCCATGCTAAACCACCACTCCATCATCAAGACCTACGAGATCTTTGAGACCTCTGACGGCAAGGTCTACATCGTCATGGAGCTCGGGGTCCAGGGCGACCTCCTTGAGTTCATCAAGACCCGGGGGGCCCTGCAGGAAGACGATGCGCGCAAGAAGTTCCACCAGCTGTCCTCAGCCATCAAGTACTGCCACGACCTAGATGTTGTCCACCGAGACCTCAAGTGTGAGAACCTTCTCCTCGACAAAGACTTCAACATCAAGCTGTCCGACTTCGGCTTCTCCAAGCGCTGCCTGCGGGATGACAGCGGCCGACTGACACTGAGCAAGACCTTCTGTGGGTCGGCGGCGTACGCGGCCCCCGAGGTGCTTCAGGGCATCCCCTACCAGCCCAAGGTGTATGACATCTGGAGCCTAGGCGTGATTCTCTACATCATGGTCTGCGGCTCCATGCCGTATGACGACTCCAACATCAAGAAGATGCTGCGCATCCAGAAGGAGCATCGCGTCAACTTCCCGCGCTCTAAGCACCTGACGGGCGAGTGCAAGGACCTCATCTACCGCATGCTGCAGCCGGACGTCAACCGGCGGCTGCACATCGACGAGATCCTCAGCCACTGCTGGGTGCAGCCCAAGGCCTGGGGCCTGTCCTCTGCAGCCATCAACAAGGAGGGGGAGAGCTCTCGGGCCACCGAACCCCCGTGGACTCCTGAGCCCAGCTCCGACAAGAAGTCTGCCACCAAGCTGGAGCCCCGGGAAGAGGCCCGGCCCAAGACCTGGGCAGAGACAAGACCCGAGGAGGAGGCGCTGGCGGTGCAGGTGTCAAGGCAGTCAGAGGCCATGGGCCTCACCAGCGAGCAACCCAGCAAGGAGATCAAGGAAGGGGCCACCCCGCAGCCTTCAGAGACACACACCTAG
- the TSSK2 gene encoding testis-specific serine/threonine-protein kinase 2 has product MDDAAVLRKKGYIVGINLGKGSYAKVKSAYSERLKFNVAVKIIDRKKTPTDFVERFLPREMDILATVNHRSIIKTYEIFETSDGRIYIIMELGVQGDLLEFIKCRGALHEDVARKMFWQLSSAVKYCHNLDVVHRDLKCENLLLDKDFNIKLSDFGFSKRCLRDSSGRIILSKTFCGSAAYAAPEVLQGIPYQPKVYDIWSLGVILYIMVCGSMPYDDSDIKKMLRIQKEHRVDFPRSKNLTGECKDLIYRILQPDVNRRLHIDEILSHSWLQPPKPKAVSLASFKREGEGKYRAECKLDTQLGSWPEHQPEHQPDHQLGAKNQHRLLVVPENVDRMEDRLAETSRAKDHHVSGAEVGKAST; this is encoded by the coding sequence ATGGATGATGCCGCAGTCCTAAGGAAGAAGGGTTACATCGTGGGCATCAACCTGGGCAAGGGCTCATATGCAAAAGTCAAATCCGCCTACTCCGAGCGCCTCAAGTTCAACGTGGCCGTCAAGATCATCGACCGCAAGAAGACGCCCACGGACTTTGTGGAGAGATTCCTTCCCCGGGAGATGGACATCCTGGCGACCGTCAACCACCGCTCTATCATCAAGACCTACGAGATCTTTGAGACCTCTGACGGCCGTATCTACATCATCATGGAGCTCGGAGTTCAGGGCGACCTACTCGAGTTCATCAAGTGCCGGGGGGCCCTGCACGAGGACGTGGCACGCAAGATGTTCTGGCAGCTGTCCTCCGCTGTCAAGTACTGCCACAACCTGGACGTCGTCCACCGAGACCTCAAGTGTGAGAACCTTCTCCTTGACAAGGACTTCAACATCAAGCTGTCCGACTTCGGCTTCTCCAAGCGCTGCCTGCGGGACAGCAGTGGGCGCATCATCCTCAGCAAGACCTTCTGTGGGTCGGCGGCGTACGCGGCCCCTGAGGTGTTGCAGGGCATCCCCTACCAGCCCAAGGTGTATGACATCTGGAGTCTGGGTGTGATCCTCTACATCATGGTCTGTGGCTCCATGCCCTATGACGACTCGGACATCAAGAAGATGTTGCGCATCCAGAAGGAGCACCGCGTGGACTTCCCACGCTCCAAGAACCTGACAGGCGAGTGCAAGGACCTTATCTACCGCATCCTGCAGCCGGACGTCAACCGGCGGCTGCACATCGACGAGATCCTCAGCCACTCATGGCTGCAGCCCCCCAAGCCCAAAGCCGTGTCTTTGGCCTCCTTCAAGAGGGAGGGTGAAGGCAAGTACCGGGCTGAGTGCAAACTGGACACCCAGCTGGGCTCGTGGCCCGAGCACCAGCCTGAGCACCAGCCCGACCACCAGCTGGGGGCCAAGAACCAGCACCGGCTGCTGGTGGTGCCCGAGAACGTGGACAGGATGGAGGACCGGCTGGCCGAGACCTCCAGGGCGAAGGACCATCACGTCTCCGGAGCCGAGGTGGGAAAGGCGAGCACCTAG